Within the Carassius auratus strain Wakin chromosome 18, ASM336829v1, whole genome shotgun sequence genome, the region ttaagctcttttttaaaaacttggctcacatacatttttacgtatgccatgtcgcatcattaaactagcatttaacaatggacaaaagtttttttatttattttttactaacctatggttctctaaccatacatgctactgtaatttgccccctgactaagcatttaaagaatttagtagaagcatttaaataatcccgtgaatgcacttctcaaagaatgcagaatcgaatcgttttaatcgaattgaatcgaatttaattgtgaatcgaatcgaattgaatcgttctaaatttgcaaaaatcgttcttgaatcgaatcgaaaacatatgaatcgtaatcgaattgaatcgctaccttgccaaagattcacagccctagttGAGTGGTATTCTTGCAAAAACAAGTCAGATTTAAATAGTTTAAGAATACAACAAATGCTtacctttttgtaatgtttctttGATTAGTATTAGCCTGCAAGGCgctttttgttttcctttttttcggACATGCCCATTGTGTCAAGTAGGTATCGCTGCAGCCCGGagacctccaagtgggaggaACTTTTGCCGCTAGTGGGCGGGACTTTACAAATGGGCGGGGTTTACGCGGAAATTTCAAATTGTGCATTGCCGGGGTGCGCGCAAATGAGGATGGCATAAATTAGCGATACTgatgaaaaacagatttattgtttttcattgtagtttaaattgtattaacaagaggttcttatttaattttgtgacaactgcaaacattcaagtatattaaatgatattcatttcataattacatcagtttcaagaaaatgaatgagtaatttaaagcaataaaatgtttactgtatgttaatgtttttctttaatgcaagtttgTAATCTGAGGgataattatattgtttagattgttacaacccccttggctctaggtgaaacaacattacaaaaggccACACATGGaagtaaatttgacaaataaacatttaatttaaaaaaagaaaaaaatctaaatagtaatacgagaattaataataataaaaaaaaaacattccaagactTAAGAGGAAAATATTAATGGTACTAAAGTCCAATTTAAGACACTCTTTTCTCCATCTCCTTTTTATCACCAACTCAATCACAGGTAATGCTCCACACCATTCAAaattctaattttatttgttatatgacatGCAAAAGCAGTGAAATTcaggtctggcatactctttttagactgtgcaaaaaataagagaaaatttaaatacaactaatgaaacaacaggaaaaaaataaaaagttttttttttttgggagagataattaaatacaaataatgaaatatacacaatattaaactattaaactactacacagatgatttgtagagatgatacacagaaactgctacacagatgatgtgcagagatgtaaacaatgtgcagtgaGGAGGAGTTGCATAGTTAGGTTGTGTCAAAAAAAGTGCAGAGTGCAGAGAGTTATTGGGTAGCCCTAAACAACTAGTCTATAAAgttcagtgtgtttaatgtccatgtttagtagtctgatagcatgagggaagaaactcctcctgagcctcTCTGTTTTTGCCATCAGACTGCAGAAGCGTCTGCAGATTTCCAGAGTGTTTGGGGTCTTTAAGGATCTGAACAGCCCTAGATTTACATCTCCTGTTGTGGATttcttgcagagaggggagagatgtTCTGGAGATGCGCTCAGCTACTCTTTGCAGGGCATTTGCATAGCTGCTTACTCTCTCCACTGGGGTCCCATTAATGATGATTGGGGTAGATCCACTGCTGcctaaaatagaaaagagttattgtaaaatattattacaatttacaatatgactgtttctactgcattgctgaaataaatataggcctggtgagcatcagacttcaaaaccattacaaaatctgTCCAACCCCATACTGTCCGGTAGAATAGATATTTAAGGAACCTGAGGTTTTAACATTCTTGATTTTTATCAGCATTGGAACACTTTGCTGCTGCTTTCACTCCAAggctatggattatatttttactggaatgaagtgtcattagtcactaaacattcagtccaatgacatcctaaaataattcactgttgacaagttaacattTACTAAAGTACAATGATAACATTAATGAAAGTACAGTGAGACGTCCAcagaatgtaatgtcatttacattccaacatttgtcatttaggacagtctctgaccatacccctggagcaattttaggacaagcgctgttgcaaatgtccacctttaaagtatgaacataatttatccacacaaagacccactcacacacacacattagtcaaaaTTCTTCAGACACAATAAATTACACATCTTgatgaaagaacaaaaaaaaaaaggttgaaagaacaaaaaaaatcaggAAAGTGATCCTTTGGGTTTGCAGAGAGAGGCGGTAACCAGGTCATTGAAATTTAACTTCTGGCCACCCAGACTTGAACTTTCTGTAACACAAAGTttacacataatatttttgtttgttggtgtttactacaatgacaaaattaattttacaccTTATAGGCTACTGTTGATATGTAATGCATGGTAGTGAACACTGCAGTTATCTTCATATATCATCCACTGTTATTGAAACATGAATTTggtaattaaaccaaatgtttcaaTTGCATTAGATTATTTGAATTAACGTTACActtaaaaatagataacattttaaaaatataacagcaggttttgaaacaatgaccagctttgttaaagtcaagcataatcagttaggagttttaactaagactcattcttatggaacactgtactaaaTCTATTAATAGTTATTGATAGCTTAAATATCAGTGCAGTTATAATACATAGGACTACATATTTTACGTAACGTTAGTCTCAATATGCTTATGGTCTTCAGTGTCCATAATCTGCAGCGTAAATCCTAAATAtgtattgcagaaatatttagcacaaaagggtaacagacacaataaagatgtaatttatctGTGCTGCTAATGCTGTTTTAACGTGCTCTCGGAATAATCGTATATATGAGTTTTGAAGGTAAAAACTGCACATGAATGTCCTCCCATTTTCAAACTGGAATGCAATgagcttgtaatcatgatttaACTACGTCAAGACTAAAACATCAACCGCCAAGATACTGCACTTTTTCACAACTTGTAATACGTTTTACAACTCTAAACTTACCCCATTCAAATTCCTCTTTCTTGATGCTGAAAAGCCTTGGGAAGTTgacgtcgtctttttttttttttggtgggtggGTGGGGATTCACAGCGTGCATTAAccccatgacattaaataaaccaatcaaaagactctggaggtttgtacagcccacttggagctgaagtcccacccatttggagCTGGCTCCGACCTCCGTTTATACCCATCTCCATTGTGTCACTCTTTACAATTTATCTGGGAGTGACGCACTGCTCTCCGCCCACTTTTGGCTACAAAAACGCTCttcggaaacctatgggtgatatcaactacatactacatacatttttttatacagcCTATGGATTTAAGACTGCCTTATCTCTTGACATAATGCCGGTGAATCTTGTTCAGTCTTGTATATCTCGAGACTGTTTTGGTCAGTGCTCGCTCATGTCCCAGTGCAAAACCGGGAccgggtaggcggattaataggAGAAGGAAATATGGGCTTTATTTtagacacatgaaaggcgggatgaattctcctgtacgcaggagggagtttgaggcggactgccactgggctaatgatcttggtgacagtaaacgggccaataaatttgggagccaattTATTAGATACGGAGTGGAGAGGAatattcttagtagaaagccacactttttgacccacaacgtatacgggaggcctagaccggtggtGATCGGCTTTAGCCTTAGTGcacgcccccacttggagtagagtctcgcgggctctagtccaagtgcaGTGACACCTCTGGATGAAGGCGTGAAtagaggggaccgcgacttcggattccagactgggaaaaataggtggctggtaacctacactacactcaaatggacataggcccgtagctgatattggtaaggtattgtgggcgtactccaccatagacaattgttggctccaggaggaaggattcttggaaaccaaacatcgcaacaccctttccaaatcttggttggctctctcggtttgaccattgctctggggatgaaaccctgaggacagacttacagtcgctcccagtaATCTACAGAATtatcgccaaaatttggacacaaattggggtcccctgtcggaaaccacatctatcgggaggccatgtaaacgaaagacgtgatctacaaTGGttaacgctgtctccttggctcagggtaatttgggcaagggaataaagtgggcagccttcgagaaccggtccaccacggtcaaAACTACCATGTTGACCTGGGAGGGCGGTAAAAATCTAGAgtgatgtgggaccagggtctcgaagggaccaacagcggttgaagtaacccatcagggagtcgattggaagtcttaccagtggcacaaactgagcaagccaaaacaaaactgtgaatgttgTGAgtcataagtggccaccagaatcgttgcttgaccaaaAATTTAGTACGGTTAACTCCGTACTAaagccacattagagcaatgtccccactCTATAACGTTGGACCGTAATCTCTCTGGCACAAATAAGCaattcggtgggcacccgggcggagccgttaccccttctaaggctgtcttgaccttcgattcccatgtgagtgtggagaccactaatgtctcaggaaaaatacactagGGAGTGGATGGGCGTTTGCAACGGTCAAAAATActtgacaaagaatcgggtttaatatttttggaacccgggcatTACGAGATAGTAaagtcaaaacgtccgaaaaaaagtgcccactgagcctgcctggagttcgaCCTTTTGGCAGTGccaatgtattctaaattcttgtggtctgtccatacaataaaaggaacccccgatccttctaaccagtggcgccattcctccaatgccatcttgactgctaacaattctcggttaccaatatcataatttcgttcggcaggagataaacggATCTCTCGTGCTGACGTAGCTCAGCGAGCCTTCTCTTGATCAGATGATCAGCggtaacacccacatgaaacaatcaacatgacgtaacatgaaccCAGCAGGAGAcggtgaattcatgaaccgtgacacatATAACATAAACAGTCAACAAGATAACTCAACGTTACTTTGAGGCTGCATTGTCTACTCTAATTCTGAGGAAGCATTTATGGGAACCTTTTTGGTAGCTCTTGTAGCAGGGGGTTCAGACAGAAACCATTAGGGCAGCCATTACAGGAATCTTAATCAGTAGCAGGAAGTAGCAGTAAATCTCATTAGCGGGAACCTGGTGgtgcaattaaataaattttgGTGCTGGGTGGACATGACATGGTGGATAGCACATAGACCAGAGCAGCCATTGCAAGAAGTTTTGGGGTGTCCACAGAAACTTTAGGGAGCACTCGTAGCAGGGCAGCCAATATCTCTGGAACTGGAGCAACCTACACAGAAAGCACTGAGACAGGCATGACAGGAGTATCTGGGGCACTGAGCATACATTACTGGGAGCTCAAAGTCTGGAGCAGCCTTTACAATCTTTGGGATGTCCATGGCTGGAGGAGATATTTTCTTGAACTGCTGGTACAAGTgataaaggggtcacatgatgctgctaaaaagaacattatttagtgtatttggtgaaatgaaatgggtctatgcagtttaaggtaaaaaaaaaaaaaaatacactattttCCACAAAGgcctactgtacattattgtttctcctctatgccccgccttctgaaatgggtagatttttacaaggctcatcggtctgaaaagcgatgtgtgatctgattggccagctatccagtgcgttgtgattggctgaatacctcaagcatatGACAGAAATTTTACGCCCCTAGAGCCCTAGAGTGAGCTGCGGCCTAGAATGAGCGGAGGCCAGCTTGTGTGAGCAGAGGCAAGCGGGCTTGAGAACGGCTCAGCCAGCAGATTCTACGAAGGAGTGTCCATTGGGCTTGCCtcaaccacatgtgacgaccccggGCTGGAGTCCGCTTCACCCACGGTGAAAATTGATCCGGTGATCCACAATGCAAAGTTGATGAATTTCCTCAGTGACCAGCAaggatcagctccaggcatgatgaAGCGGAATCGCACTGATAGAAATGTTCTCTTGTGCACGCTCCACTTCTTCAGTTCTCATATACAGAGTGCGATCATTTCTCAGTGCTCAAATACATACAAAGCAGTTAAGATGTCTACCTGTAGAGTATCTCACGTAAATGTAGTTGGATGTAAACAGATGGGTgaaaacttttgtgtgtgtgtgttagtattaTATGCATGGCTTctatcttaaagggacagcattcatttattaccgtattttccgcactataaggctgTAAGAATTACAGAAACTTCAGACACTTTGATCTTCTGAGATATACTAAGGACACACAGTGCATTAACATACAGACATCTGTTCTCACATCTCACTGAGAGAAAATGCAGGAAACGCCTCTCTCACATATGCAACAGTTCCTACTCATTCCATTCCTTCCCTTCACATAGCtcactcagaatggtcaataGTAGAATATAATGGTATATATTACtgcaagtgatatttacagtcatgtttggtgtcatttgaattgtctcagtgcaactggtacaatggtgtctgtcttacaaaagtagattaaaaGATAATTCATTTCCTAAGAATTAAGAGATATTCTGTATATCTGTAATGGGAGGGAGTGCCCCTTCctagggtcctccatgtaaattaccttctgttcccattgaggtgtaaactaccctggtctgggacctgacctaatgcaaattccaattgttagtttctgtcttcatctcgggggatgtttgtgtgaggtatttaaacgattgcagcaaaaggatcagggcctTCTGTAGCTGGAATGAGCCCATAGCATGAAGTGTGTCCacacacttcatactatgtatttttctaagagtcaggtatgcatcttttactattagattcatctttgagaatttggtGTCTAGTATTGATTTGATATCTATGAATTGGCTATGTAATTGGCATAATccttacctgactgataataaattgttacatttgatttactcTGACTGACTCTGAAACTATTTTCTCAAGGAGATTAAGTGAAGGCTATGTTTCCACAAATCTGCGTCCAGGGTTAAGTGCATACTAAAACTCAGACTAGATGGAGCATGGGGCGCATCAGGTGAGGTTTTAGATTTCTGGCTAAACCGCTTGACTTTAGTTAAGTTGTACTCAGTTGCATTAACTATGGGGGGCTAGTAACAGTACTGGTCATAACCGCTGGTCATTGTCTCAGCTTTAATTAAGTTGTACGAAGTTATAAGACTGTCGGGGGAGCTAGACAGATAGTGCTAGCAGAAGCGCTGATTATTGTTTTGAGCTTTAACTAAGTTGTACATGGGTAGCTGAGGGGGACTAAATGGATTAGACATAAACCTCTGACTACTGTTGAGACTGGCGAGTTTGTGATCGTGGGGCACACGTAGAAGAACGGCCGTCGTGGGGCACCCTGAGCGACATAGATTCCTAATGAAcgagtaaaataaagtaaagagttaaattagaataatcaaatctcagaagaataacaataataattagagaccaacaaacaaccaatttgcctttcaacctaaattcgaggtcatactaaaatggagtcagattagataagaaaatggagtcagattaaataataaaatggagtcagatttgagcttaacctaaactgaataactttacgcgctgaaagacagaacacgcaggaagccttcatccagcaccggataccttccttgggccgagtgcctggaccttacagGCGCAccagattataaggcgcaccttcagtgaatggcctattttaggtcatcaaacaaaacaaatttttaattttttgatcaacaaaacaaaaacaatgcacgTGTGTAGAGACCATTCCACTCATTAAACCTGAACAGACTATGGACATAATAGTGAATGGATGGGGAGAACACAGGGCAAAAACTGTTTGCTACAGCTGCATAAGGTGTAATTTCGTTCCTACTTTAAGACCATCCTCCAAACGGAGTAATTACAAATGATGTTTCTATGTCTctgtcattttaaaacaattgcaaTAAATAGTCAACAATAACAATAGTCTCATGATAAACATGTCATCCTTCTTgtgttttatcttgtttttactACATTCTATATCACTCTCTTTATTTAGAAGCAAAGGACCGAACTGCATCTGAAAACAGCTCGACTGATGGCTGGGAGCAGTTTTTCTGATTTCACAGGAGAATTACACCAATCCCAAAAACAACTTAGTATTCAGGAGAGGCTATTTACTCCTGACAACCTGGCCAAAGTGCAGAAAGACAGGTGAGTACACATCACTCTCATATACTGTTGCGACACTATATGTAATTAACACATTTggctattgtttttttatttaatgtcattcTGCATACATTTTGAGTTTGAGctcacattttattgtatttttataatgtttcataATCCATTTTAATGTAATCTATGATCCAATATAGGCAATTTGTGTCAGATGTGATAAATGGGCTAATGGTTGACCTGCAGGAGAAGAACTCTTTTCAGAGTCTCTTTTCGGCAGTAGAAGAGCAGCGAAAGAAGAAAGCCCAGCTTCTGGACATAATAAACAGGTCTTAACATGAAGTGACCAATCATTCACCCCAACATATCACATgattataatacagtatataacctaaaacaataaatatgCACCACATTGTAAATTGTAGGGAGGAAGAGGGTCGACTCAGGATTAAAGCACTGCAGAAAGAGTTACTTGACATTCACAAGCAAAAAACAGAGGAGTGTGTGGTAATCTcctattttttttccatacaaactttttattaattaatatttaatttgacttGAACACCATTTACATAATATAGCAATGTTTGAACAATATGACAATTGTTTCAAAGttgattgaaaaaaaagtattgcattgTCTTCACCTACGGACTTTGGTCAAAAATTTGAGACATATATGCATGTTGTTTATGCAGTCTTGCTGAAAAGACTGTTTTCTTCTCAGAGGCTTGAAGAGTTGGTGGCCTACCTGAGAGACCAGGTACAGGACATAAGAGTGCGGTCAAACCGACAAGGGAAATTCGTGAATAGCTGTGCTGAACAGCTGGTCTGCCAGGGACTGAAAGTCAACAGTCAGAAAGAGAAGGAACTGGAGGATGAAGTCGGGGTGTGTATCTATGTAGCTGCATCATGTTGAGCCCTTGAAACTACATAGAAGTAGAACACTATagctatatatacagtggggatcgaaagtttgggcaccccttgcagaatctgtgaaaatatgagtaaatttaaaaaaataagagagcagtgaccctttccagcagtgactttatgattttgagatacatcttatcacagtgaggacatttgagggactcaaacacaactatttaaaaagattcaaacattcactgatgctccagaaggaaacaagatgcattaagagctggggtgtgaaaacttttggaatttgaagatcaaggtaaattttacttaatttgtgtaccgggaaatatacaagtatcttctgttgcttacgaagggcagaactaaatggaaaaaaattacatttcaacaaaataagacaaatttggc harbors:
- the drc9 gene encoding dynein regulatory complex protein 9 isoform X1, yielding MMSVDVLRACAVLQDCADQLAVLGNIIHHGSDTKQRTELHLKTARLMAGSSFSDFTGELHQSQKQLSIQERLFTPDNLAKVQKDRQFVSDVINGLMVDLQEKNSFQSLFSAVEEQRKKKAQLLDIINREEEGRLRIKALQKELLDIHKQKTEECVRLEELVAYLRDQVQDIRVRSNRQGKFVNSCAEQLVCQGLKVNSQKEKELEDEVGILQERTEEEKNVHNELETFLKRQHANLQEKLQFWIQRYEKDMEKKEQEITALQNKRNVSQARIQELSKKCRDMQEVIIEDRTEKEHLRAQLEKEQKERDAATKIQAWWRGTLVRKGLGSPKKDKSKSKGGKKGKKKKK
- the drc9 gene encoding dynein regulatory complex protein 9 isoform X2, whose product is MAGSSFSDFTGELHQSQKQLSIQERLFTPDNLAKVQKDRQFVSDVINGLMVDLQEKNSFQSLFSAVEEQRKKKAQLLDIINREEEGRLRIKALQKELLDIHKQKTEECVRLEELVAYLRDQVQDIRVRSNRQGKFVNSCAEQLVCQGLKVNSQKEKELEDEVGILQERTEEEKNVHNELETFLKRQHANLQEKLQFWIQRYEKDMEKKEQEITALQNKRNVSQARIQELSKKCRDMQEVIIEDRTEKEHLRAQLEKEQKERDAATKIQAWWRGTLVRKGLGSPKKDKSKSKGGKKGKKKKK